The following coding sequences lie in one Pseudomonas svalbardensis genomic window:
- a CDS encoding sensor domain-containing diguanylate cyclase, translating into MSLHAVRPKILGFISEDASAWLVALLVLLVGAILTGLLAWSTLNLFHHQLRQRFQLLASERYSRIEERFEDQEQRLDGLRRFFANSDSVSRAEFDGYTQPLLHRTQAYSFAKRVTGAERAEFERQVRAEGLPEFTLRELNADGQLQLAAEREEYVAVLYSQTQSTLGSPLGYDLLAQPLRRSTLERADQHGGMAVSQPMHLASIEPAYARGVLLVAPVLLRNSPTTAGLKPFGYVMAVISMRQLLADGLPEAGRDYLSVRILDLSTDDQHEVLYESPNTPAPSELAATRLLRLADHDYQVDIQPSDAFLKANHSSVTSLIVLGGLLSLLLSALLYVLVSQRQRALKMVEQRTQELRAREQELRGTHGQLRGVLNAATQVAIIATDLRGIISTFNAGAEQMLGYTSAEVVGHMTLENLHLPRELLARSAELSARYGKPIPTCQAMLVEGGEEGGHEAREWTLLRSDGSHLTVNMLATPVLDEQGLWVGHLAICIDITERKRVHEALAARDLLLKKLSAHLPGGIYQFKMEFDGRFSVIYASDGIREIYELEPDVLLLNAEAIFTRIHPQDTTRVRASIRASADTLSPWREEYRVLLPLRGLRWVRGEATPEELPGGGVLWHGYVSDISDLKRVQEELRALSITDSLTGIHNRRYFQERLTTEMARVERGGGELSVIMLDIDHFKRINDQHGHAVGDRVLQIVCERIGHRLRRTDVFCRLGGEEFMVLCPDINGEHAHVLALQLWQGLRSSPIEGVGTVTASFGIASWRVGEGADALLLRADSGVYAAKQAGRDRVEEEMS; encoded by the coding sequence ATGTCGTTGCACGCCGTGCGCCCCAAGATCCTGGGTTTTATCAGTGAAGATGCCTCGGCCTGGCTGGTCGCGCTGCTGGTATTGCTCGTCGGCGCAATTCTCACGGGATTGCTGGCGTGGTCGACGCTGAATCTGTTCCACCATCAACTGCGGCAACGTTTCCAACTGCTGGCCAGTGAACGTTACAGCCGTATCGAAGAACGCTTCGAAGATCAGGAGCAGCGCCTCGATGGCCTGCGCCGGTTCTTTGCCAATTCCGATTCGGTCTCCCGCGCGGAGTTCGACGGTTACACCCAACCGCTGCTGCACCGGACTCAGGCCTATTCCTTCGCCAAGCGGGTAACCGGTGCCGAACGAGCGGAATTTGAACGCCAGGTGCGTGCAGAGGGTTTACCCGAGTTCACCCTGCGCGAACTCAATGCCGACGGCCAACTGCAACTGGCGGCCGAACGGGAGGAGTACGTGGCGGTGCTTTACAGCCAGACCCAAAGCACGCTTGGCTCGCCCCTGGGCTACGACTTGTTGGCTCAACCCTTGCGCCGTTCCACCCTTGAACGGGCCGATCAGCACGGCGGCATGGCGGTATCGCAGCCGATGCATCTGGCCAGTATCGAGCCGGCCTATGCACGCGGCGTGCTGCTGGTCGCGCCGGTGCTGCTGCGCAATAGCCCGACCACGGCGGGGTTGAAACCGTTCGGTTATGTTATGGCCGTGATCAGCATGCGCCAGTTGCTGGCGGACGGGCTGCCGGAGGCGGGCCGTGACTACCTTTCGGTGCGCATCCTCGACTTATCCACAGATGATCAGCACGAAGTGCTTTATGAGTCTCCCAACACCCCAGCCCCCAGTGAATTGGCCGCGACCCGGCTGCTGCGGCTCGCCGACCATGACTATCAAGTCGACATTCAGCCCAGCGATGCCTTCCTGAAAGCCAACCACTCTTCTGTGACCAGCCTGATAGTGCTGGGTGGTTTACTCAGTCTGTTGCTCAGTGCCTTGCTCTATGTGCTGGTCAGTCAGCGTCAACGGGCGCTGAAAATGGTCGAGCAACGGACCCAGGAACTGCGCGCCCGCGAGCAGGAGTTGCGCGGCACCCATGGCCAGTTGCGCGGCGTGCTGAATGCCGCGACCCAGGTGGCGATCATCGCCACTGACTTACGCGGGATCATCAGCACCTTTAATGCCGGTGCAGAGCAAATGCTCGGCTACACCAGCGCAGAGGTGGTGGGCCACATGACCCTGGAAAACTTGCACCTGCCCCGGGAGCTTCTCGCCCGCTCGGCGGAGTTGAGTGCGCGCTATGGCAAACCGATTCCGACCTGCCAGGCGATGTTGGTCGAGGGCGGCGAGGAGGGCGGTCACGAAGCGCGGGAATGGACGCTGCTGCGTAGCGACGGCAGCCATTTGACGGTGAACATGCTCGCGACCCCGGTACTCGACGAGCAAGGCCTGTGGGTCGGGCACTTGGCGATCTGTATCGACATCACCGAGCGCAAGCGCGTCCACGAGGCCCTGGCGGCACGGGACCTGTTGTTGAAGAAACTCAGCGCTCATCTGCCCGGCGGGATCTACCAGTTCAAAATGGAGTTCGATGGGCGCTTCAGCGTGATCTACGCCAGCGACGGTATTCGCGAGATCTACGAACTTGAGCCGGATGTGCTGTTGCTCAACGCCGAAGCGATTTTCACGCGGATTCATCCGCAGGACACCACCCGAGTCCGCGCCTCGATCCGGGCATCGGCGGACACCCTCAGCCCTTGGCGCGAGGAATACCGCGTGCTGCTGCCCCTGCGCGGCCTGCGCTGGGTTCGTGGCGAGGCGACGCCGGAGGAACTGCCCGGTGGTGGCGTGCTCTGGCATGGCTACGTCTCGGACATCTCCGACCTCAAGCGGGTGCAAGAAGAATTGCGCGCGCTGTCGATCACTGACTCGCTGACCGGGATCCACAACCGCCGCTATTTCCAGGAACGCCTGACCACCGAAATGGCCCGGGTCGAGCGCGGTGGCGGCGAACTATCGGTGATCATGCTCGATATCGACCACTTCAAGCGTATCAATGACCAGCATGGCCACGCGGTCGGCGATAGGGTGTTGCAGATCGTGTGCGAACGCATCGGCCATCGGCTGCGCCGCACCGACGTGTTCTGTCGCCTGGGTGGTGAGGAGTTCATGGTGCTTTGCCCGGACATCAACGGCGAGCATGCCCATGTCCTGGCCTTGCAGCTATGGCAAGGGTTGCGCAGTTCGCCGATCGAAGGCGTCGGGACAGTGACCGCCAGTTTCGGGATTGCCAGTTGGCGAGTCGGGGAGGGCGCGGATGCGCTGCTGCTGCGGGCGGATTCGGGGGTGTACGCGGCGAAACAGGCCGGGCGGGATCGGGTAGAAGAAGAGATGAGTTAG
- the dacB gene encoding D-alanyl-D-alanine carboxypeptidase/D-alanyl-D-alanine endopeptidase: protein MIKSLRPLLLAGFLLPLAFSVSAASINTALSPNVEKALKASKMQDNALSLVMIPLNGPGTPTIFNADVSVNPASTMKLVTTYAALEMLGPNHQWKTEFYTDGTLSGGILNGNLYLKGGGDPKLNMEKLWLLMRDLRANGVTQITGDLVLDRNFFVQPQLPQFNDDGNDDNKPFLVKPDALMVNLKALRFVARNDNGRVLVSVEPPIATIRIENQVKAVNSKQCTGGVRYNPVPQADGSVTVTVGGQLGEGCSSQTYLSLLDHATYTAGAVRAIWKELGGSIQGVDRLAPTPKNAKVLARAFSPDLAEIIRDINKYSNNTMAQQLFLSLGAQFRTEADGDDAKAAQRVVRQWLAKKGITAPHLVMENGSGLSRAERVSARELAGMLQAAWRSPYAAEFISSMPIAGTDGTMRKRLKTTAMRGEAHVKTGTLNTVRAIAGFSRDINGNTWAVVAILNDKAPFGASSVLDQVLLDLYRQPKLPETASVL, encoded by the coding sequence ATGATCAAATCTTTGCGTCCATTGTTACTGGCCGGTTTTCTGCTCCCTCTGGCCTTCTCTGTTTCCGCCGCCTCGATCAACACCGCGCTATCGCCCAACGTTGAAAAAGCCCTCAAGGCCAGCAAGATGCAGGACAACGCCCTGTCGCTGGTGATGATCCCGCTCAACGGCCCTGGCACCCCGACGATTTTCAACGCTGACGTCTCCGTCAATCCGGCCTCGACCATGAAACTGGTCACCACTTACGCGGCGCTGGAAATGCTCGGCCCGAACCACCAGTGGAAAACCGAGTTCTACACCGACGGCACGCTCAGCGGCGGCATCCTCAACGGTAACCTCTACCTCAAGGGTGGCGGCGATCCGAAGCTAAACATGGAAAAACTCTGGTTGCTGATGCGTGACCTGCGCGCCAACGGTGTGACGCAAATCACCGGCGATCTGGTGCTGGACCGCAATTTCTTCGTACAACCGCAATTACCGCAGTTCAACGACGACGGCAATGACGATAACAAGCCGTTCCTGGTCAAACCTGACGCGCTGATGGTCAACCTCAAGGCCCTGCGCTTCGTGGCGCGTAACGACAACGGCCGGGTGCTGGTGTCGGTGGAGCCGCCGATTGCCACCATTCGCATCGAAAATCAGGTCAAAGCCGTCAACTCCAAGCAATGCACCGGTGGCGTGCGTTACAACCCGGTGCCCCAGGCCGATGGCAGCGTGACCGTGACGGTCGGCGGCCAGTTGGGCGAGGGCTGCAGCTCCCAGACTTACCTGTCGCTGCTCGACCACGCGACCTACACCGCGGGTGCCGTGCGAGCGATCTGGAAGGAACTGGGCGGCAGCATTCAGGGCGTGGACCGTCTGGCGCCAACGCCTAAAAATGCCAAGGTCCTGGCTCGGGCCTTCTCGCCGGACCTGGCGGAAATCATCCGCGACATCAACAAATACAGTAACAACACCATGGCCCAGCAGCTGTTCCTGAGCCTGGGCGCGCAGTTCCGCACCGAGGCCGACGGTGACGATGCCAAGGCTGCACAGCGTGTCGTGCGTCAGTGGCTGGCGAAGAAAGGCATCACCGCGCCGCACCTGGTGATGGAAAACGGCTCCGGTCTGTCCCGTGCCGAACGTGTGAGTGCGCGTGAATTGGCTGGCATGCTGCAAGCCGCCTGGAGAAGTCCGTACGCGGCCGAGTTCATCAGTTCGATGCCGATTGCCGGCACCGATGGCACTATGCGCAAACGCCTGAAGACCACTGCGATGCGCGGTGAAGCCCACGTCAAGACCGGCACCCTGAATACCGTGCGGGCGATTGCCGGTTTCAGCCGCGACATCAACGGCAATACCTGGGCTGTGGTGGCGATCCTCAACGACAAGGCACCGTTTGGCGCGTCGTCGGTGCTGGATCAGGTGCTGCTGGACCTGTATCGCCAGCCGAAACTGCCGGAAACGGCTTCGGTGCTCTAA
- a CDS encoding YggL family protein: MATNRSQRLRKKLCVDEFQELGFELNLDFKEDLADEAIDAFLDAFLKEAMEANGLGYVGGDDFGLVCLQKRGSVSEEQRAAVEAWLKGRSELTEATVSPLIDVWYPEKPINPVA; encoded by the coding sequence ATGGCGACTAACCGTTCCCAGCGTCTGCGCAAAAAACTGTGCGTCGATGAATTTCAAGAGCTGGGTTTCGAACTGAACCTGGATTTTAAAGAAGATTTGGCTGATGAAGCCATTGATGCTTTCCTCGACGCGTTCCTGAAAGAAGCCATGGAAGCCAACGGTCTGGGCTATGTTGGCGGCGACGACTTCGGTCTGGTTTGCCTGCAGAAGCGTGGCTCGGTGTCCGAAGAGCAGCGCGCCGCTGTTGAAGCCTGGCTCAAAGGCCGCAGCGAACTGACTGAAGCGACTGTCAGCCCGCTGATCGACGTCTGGTACCCGGAAAAGCCGATCAATCCGGTAGCTTGA
- a CDS encoding benzoate/H(+) symporter BenE family transporter — MNDATHTQLRPLADTSPSAIVAGFIAMMTGYTSSLVLMFQAGQAAGLTSGQISSWIWAISIGMAVCSIGLSLRYRTPITIAWSTPGAALLITSLGGVTYGEAIGAYITCAVLVTLCGLTGSFERLVKKIPASLAAALLAGILFKIGSEIFVAAQHRTALVLGMFFTYLVVKRLSPRYAVLAALLIGTTLSGFMGLLDFSGFHLEVATPVWTTPHFSLAATISIGIPLFVVAMTSQNMPGIAVLRADGYTVPASPLITTTGIASLLLAPFGSHGINLAAISAAICTGPHAHEDRNKRYTAAVWCGIFYGIAGVFGATLAALFAALPKELVLSIAALALFGSIINGLSIAMNEVKEREAALITFMVTASGLTLFSIGSAFWGIVAGVLTLVILNWRKS, encoded by the coding sequence ATGAACGACGCCACACATACGCAGCTCCGCCCTTTGGCCGACACGTCACCCTCGGCGATCGTCGCCGGCTTCATCGCGATGATGACCGGTTACACCAGCTCGCTGGTCCTGATGTTCCAGGCTGGGCAAGCGGCAGGTCTGACCAGCGGGCAGATTTCGTCGTGGATCTGGGCGATCTCCATTGGCATGGCGGTGTGCTCGATTGGCCTGTCTTTGCGCTACCGCACCCCCATCACGATCGCCTGGTCGACCCCCGGCGCGGCGTTGCTGATCACCAGTCTGGGCGGCGTGACGTACGGTGAAGCCATCGGTGCTTACATTACCTGCGCGGTGCTGGTGACCCTTTGTGGCCTGACCGGCAGCTTCGAACGGCTGGTGAAAAAGATTCCAGCGTCATTGGCCGCAGCTTTGCTGGCGGGAATTCTGTTCAAGATCGGGAGCGAAATCTTCGTCGCCGCCCAGCATCGCACTGCTCTGGTACTGGGGATGTTCTTCACTTATCTGGTGGTCAAACGCCTGTCGCCACGTTATGCCGTGCTGGCCGCGCTGTTGATCGGCACGACGCTGTCGGGGTTCATGGGGCTGCTGGATTTCAGCGGTTTCCATCTGGAAGTGGCGACGCCGGTCTGGACCACGCCGCACTTCTCCCTGGCCGCGACCATCAGCATCGGCATCCCGCTGTTTGTCGTGGCAATGACGTCGCAGAACATGCCGGGCATCGCCGTGCTGCGCGCTGACGGTTACACCGTGCCGGCTTCGCCGCTGATCACCACGACCGGCATCGCCTCATTACTGCTTGCGCCGTTCGGTTCCCACGGGATCAACCTCGCGGCCATCAGTGCGGCGATTTGCACCGGGCCGCATGCCCATGAGGATCGTAACAAGCGCTACACGGCGGCCGTCTGGTGCGGGATTTTCTACGGGATCGCCGGGGTGTTCGGCGCGACGTTGGCGGCGCTGTTTGCCGCGCTGCCGAAAGAGCTGGTGCTGTCGATTGCGGCGCTGGCGTTGTTCGGCTCGATCATCAATGGCTTGAGCATCGCCATGAATGAAGTGAAGGAACGTGAAGCGGCGCTGATTACCTTTATGGTGACGGCGTCGGGGTTGACGCTGTTTTCCATCGGTTCGGCGTTCTGGGGGATTGTGGCGGGGGTGTTGACGTTGGTGATTCTGAACTGGCGTAAAAGCTAA
- a CDS encoding GntR family transcriptional regulator — MNEQLQPLKKQPRAGKAGRSGTQDDIVYAHIFEAILEQRLAPGTKLSEEALGEIFGVSRTIIRRALSRLAHEGVVLLRPNRGAVVASPSVEEARQVFMARRLVERAITELAVQHATAEQIAELRQMVNDERDSFSRGDRGAGIRLSGEFHLKLAEAAKNAPLISFQRSLVSQTSLIIAQYESGNRSHCSYDEHTQLIDAIEARNAELAVDLMMHHMDHIDSKLNLDEESASDDLHAVFSHLLQTKKPGRPAVKL; from the coding sequence ATGAACGAACAGTTGCAACCCCTAAAGAAACAACCGCGAGCAGGCAAAGCCGGCCGCAGCGGTACCCAGGACGATATTGTCTACGCGCATATCTTCGAGGCCATCCTCGAACAGCGTCTGGCGCCCGGTACCAAGTTGAGCGAAGAAGCGCTGGGGGAAATTTTCGGGGTCAGTCGCACCATCATTCGCCGCGCGCTCTCGCGCCTGGCCCATGAAGGCGTCGTGCTCCTGCGTCCGAACCGTGGCGCTGTCGTCGCCAGCCCGAGTGTCGAAGAGGCTCGCCAGGTGTTCATGGCCCGGCGTCTGGTGGAGCGAGCGATCACTGAATTGGCGGTGCAGCACGCCACTGCCGAGCAGATTGCCGAGTTGCGCCAGATGGTCAACGACGAGCGCGACAGCTTCTCCCGTGGCGATCGCGGCGCCGGTATTCGTCTGTCGGGCGAGTTCCACTTGAAACTGGCTGAAGCGGCGAAAAATGCTCCGCTGATCAGCTTCCAGCGCAGCCTGGTGTCCCAGACGTCGTTGATCATTGCCCAGTATGAAAGCGGCAATCGCTCCCACTGTTCCTACGACGAGCACACCCAGCTGATCGACGCCATCGAAGCGCGCAACGCTGAGCTGGCGGTGGACCTGATGATGCATCACATGGATCACATCGACAGCAAACTCAACCTCGACGAAGAAAGCGCGTCGGATGATTTGCATGCGGTGTTCTCGCATTTGTTGCAGACCAAGAAACCAGGGCGGCCAGCGGTCAAACTCTGA
- a CDS encoding IS110 family transposase: protein MTILTSQTVVGVDIAKTEIVVYRSDRLTTDTIKNDRTALKRWLKTLPAQSAIAVEATNIYHLDTVELAHAMGHQVYVVDAYRVSNYRRGIGQRAKNDPCDARLLARYLTNEQDGLRIWSPPPKAYTSLKSLLHRRATLIQNHAGLMLSWANEPLLKKVQSAQQKAFKQADQAIQKLLRKVSKEAGIEENIDRCKAIEGVGELTATGLATTFMRGDFANSDAFIAFLGMDLTVDDSGKKNGPRHLTKKGDPEVRRLAYNAAMAACRSAKWKPFYESYLARGFSKTQALVALARKLCRVAFALMKNQSEYHPA, encoded by the coding sequence ATGACAATCCTTACTTCGCAGACGGTGGTTGGCGTCGATATCGCCAAGACCGAAATAGTTGTCTATCGCTCCGACCGGCTAACCACTGACACCATCAAGAACGATCGAACAGCCCTCAAACGCTGGCTTAAAACATTGCCCGCCCAAAGCGCTATCGCCGTTGAAGCCACCAACATCTACCACCTGGACACCGTCGAGCTGGCCCATGCGATGGGGCACCAGGTCTATGTCGTGGATGCTTATCGGGTGAGCAACTATCGCCGCGGCATCGGCCAACGAGCCAAGAACGATCCCTGCGATGCCCGTCTGCTGGCGCGTTATTTGACGAACGAACAAGACGGACTGCGGATCTGGAGCCCACCACCCAAGGCCTACACCTCGCTGAAAAGCCTGCTCCACAGACGTGCAACGCTGATCCAGAACCATGCCGGTCTGATGCTGAGCTGGGCCAATGAACCCTTGTTGAAGAAAGTACAGAGCGCCCAGCAAAAGGCCTTCAAGCAAGCGGATCAGGCCATTCAGAAACTGCTGCGCAAGGTCAGCAAAGAGGCGGGTATTGAAGAGAATATCGACCGCTGCAAAGCCATCGAAGGGGTTGGCGAACTGACTGCAACCGGGTTGGCGACGACCTTTATGCGCGGTGATTTTGCCAATAGTGATGCGTTCATCGCGTTTCTAGGGATGGACCTTACGGTCGATGACTCCGGGAAGAAGAACGGCCCCCGGCACCTGACAAAAAAAGGGGATCCGGAAGTCCGCCGGTTGGCTTACAACGCCGCAATGGCAGCCTGTCGCTCAGCTAAATGGAAACCGTTTTACGAGTCGTATTTGGCAAGAGGCTTCTCGAAAACCCAGGCCTTGGTGGCCCTTGCCCGGAAACTCTGCCGGGTGGCATTTGCCCTGATGAAAAATCAGAGCGAATACCACCCGGCCTGA
- the guaD gene encoding guanine deaminase produces the protein MPLTRKAYRAAILHSIADPAEVGIEASYEYFEDGLLVVDNGQISALGHASDLLPTLPADIEITHYQDALITPGFIDTHIHLPQTGMVGAYGEQLLDWLNTYTFPCESQFADKAHADEVAGIFIKELLRNGTTTALVFGSVHPQSVNSFFEAAEQLDLRMIAGKVMMDRNAPDYLTDTAESSYVESKALIERWHGKGRLHYAVTPRFAPTSTPEQLTLAGQLLSEFPDLYMQTHISENLKEVEWVKELFPERKGYLDVYDHYKLLGERSVFAHGVHLCDDECARLAETGSAIAFCPTSNFFLGSGLFNLPMAEKHKLNVGLGTDVGGGTSFSLLQTLNEAYKVMQMQGARLSPFKSLYLATLGGARALRLEDKIGTLQPGTDADFLVLDYNATPLLSYRLKQANNIAETLFVLMTLGDDRTVLQTYAAGNQVHQR, from the coding sequence ATGCCTCTGACTCGCAAAGCCTACCGCGCCGCCATTCTGCACAGCATCGCCGATCCTGCCGAAGTCGGTATCGAAGCCTCTTACGAGTATTTCGAAGATGGCCTGCTGGTGGTCGATAACGGCCAGATCAGCGCCCTTGGTCACGCCAGCGACTTGCTGCCGACCCTGCCGGCCGACATCGAGATCACCCATTATCAGGACGCGCTGATCACCCCTGGCTTCATCGACACCCACATTCACTTGCCGCAAACCGGCATGGTCGGTGCCTACGGCGAGCAACTGCTGGACTGGCTCAACACTTACACCTTCCCGTGCGAAAGCCAGTTCGCCGACAAGGCTCACGCCGACGAGGTCGCGGGCATTTTCATCAAGGAACTGCTGCGCAACGGCACCACTACGGCGCTGGTGTTCGGCAGCGTGCATCCACAATCAGTGAACTCGTTCTTCGAGGCCGCCGAACAGCTGGACCTGCGGATGATTGCCGGCAAGGTGATGATGGACCGCAACGCGCCGGACTACCTGACCGACACCGCCGAATCCAGCTACGTCGAAAGCAAGGCGCTGATCGAGCGCTGGCACGGCAAGGGTCGCCTGCACTACGCGGTCACCCCGCGGTTCGCCCCGACCAGCACCCCGGAACAGCTGACCCTCGCCGGCCAGTTGCTCAGCGAATTCCCAGACCTGTACATGCAGACTCACATCAGCGAAAACCTCAAGGAAGTCGAGTGGGTCAAGGAGCTGTTCCCGGAGCGCAAGGGCTACCTGGACGTCTACGACCATTACAAGCTGCTCGGCGAGCGCTCGGTATTCGCCCACGGCGTACACCTGTGCGACGATGAATGCGCACGACTGGCGGAAACCGGCTCGGCAATCGCCTTCTGCCCGACCTCGAACTTCTTCCTCGGCAGCGGCCTGTTCAACCTGCCGATGGCCGAGAAGCACAAATTGAATGTTGGTTTGGGCACAGACGTCGGTGGCGGCACCAGTTTCTCACTGCTGCAGACCCTGAACGAAGCCTACAAGGTCATGCAGATGCAAGGTGCGCGACTGAGCCCGTTCAAGTCGCTGTACCTGGCGACCCTCGGCGGCGCCCGCGCGTTGCGCCTGGAAGACAAGATTGGCACCCTGCAACCGGGCACCGACGCCGACTTCCTGGTACTGGACTACAACGCCACACCGCTGCTGAGCTATCGCTTGAAGCAGGCCAATAACATTGCCGAAACGTTGTTTGTATTGATGACGCTGGGGGATGACCGGACGGTGTTGCAGACATATGCGGCGGGGAATCAGGTGCATCAGCGCTAA
- the xdhC gene encoding xanthine dehydrogenase accessory protein XdhC gives MYNWIDALADLQSQGEPCVLVTIIEELGSTPRNAGSKMVISASQTFDTIGGGHLEYKAMQIGREMLASGKQDTHLERFSLGASLGQCCGGVTVLLFEPMGQVQAQIAVFGAGHVGRALVPLLASLPCRVRWIDSRDAEFPEQIPHGVRKIVAEEPVDEIDDLPAGSYCIVMTHNHQLDLELTAAILKRNDFAYFGLIGSKTKRVKFEHRLRDRGFDSAVLQRMRCPMGIGEVKGKLPVEIAISIAGEIIATYNANFGQHTASAGSSIAKLLPASRRSQATN, from the coding sequence ATGTACAACTGGATCGATGCCCTCGCCGACCTGCAATCCCAGGGTGAACCCTGCGTGTTGGTCACGATAATCGAAGAACTCGGCTCGACGCCGCGTAACGCCGGCTCGAAGATGGTCATCAGCGCCAGCCAGACCTTCGACACCATCGGTGGCGGGCATCTGGAATACAAGGCCATGCAAATCGGCCGCGAAATGCTGGCCAGCGGTAAGCAGGACACGCACCTTGAGCGCTTCAGCCTCGGCGCCAGCCTGGGTCAGTGCTGTGGTGGCGTGACGGTGTTGCTGTTCGAACCGATGGGCCAGGTCCAGGCGCAGATCGCCGTATTCGGTGCCGGCCACGTCGGCCGGGCGCTGGTGCCGCTGCTCGCCAGCCTGCCCTGCCGGGTGCGCTGGATCGATTCGCGGGACGCCGAATTCCCGGAACAGATCCCCCATGGCGTACGCAAAATCGTCGCCGAAGAACCGGTGGACGAAATCGATGACCTGCCCGCCGGCAGCTATTGCATCGTCATGACCCACAACCACCAGCTCGACCTCGAACTCACCGCCGCGATCCTCAAGCGCAACGACTTCGCCTACTTCGGCCTGATCGGTTCGAAGACCAAACGGGTGAAATTCGAACACCGCTTGCGTGACCGTGGTTTCGACAGCGCCGTGCTGCAACGCATGCGCTGTCCGATGGGCATCGGCGAAGTCAAAGGCAAGTTGCCTGTGGAAATCGCCATCTCCATCGCCGGCGAAATCATCGCCACCTATAACGCCAATTTCGGCCAGCACACCGCCAGCGCCGGATCATCGATCGCCAAACTGCTGCCTGCTTCACGCCGCAGCCAAGCCACGAATTGA